Within the Nyctibius grandis isolate bNycGra1 chromosome 4, bNycGra1.pri, whole genome shotgun sequence genome, the region TTTTCTCTGTCTGTGATGgtgaaacaggttttttttggggttttgattttaaaaaaaacaaacttataAACGAAGACAGTGCGATGAAGCAGAAATCTCTACCCAGGCACACCCTCTCATTGGGGAGGGTAAATAAATGCCTTTCTGTGCGTATTTTCAGCTCTCATTCCTCACATTCAAACTCCACCCATGGTACCAATCACCCCCAAAAGCATCAGCAGGTCTCCTGGCACATGTataaaaccaggacaggtcAGGACACCCCTCACATGCTGTGCTATACATCGCCAGGTGCTTAATTTTATTGAAGCAGAGGAGTATTAACAGGTGTCAGAAGACACGATGTCAGGTAAAAACTTCCAGGGATTTAAGGAACAGGCTGAAGGTACAGCAAAAGATGCTGGTAAGAAAGATTAAATATCGTTGTATAGTTGTGGGGGGCTTAGCTGCTGCTCTCTCTTACAGAAACCACAATCTGTAGTTACACTACTAGCTTCATCGCTGCGAGCAGGacacagcttttccttttctctaaattCCTCTGGCCAAGTTTTGGCCATcgcctggagaaggctccaggctGGCCACAGCTCTTGGCTCGGTGTGGGCAACCACCTCCACCCACCCACAGCTCCCTCAGTGGCTGCTGAGCATCGTCCAACCCTTATCGCTCCCCAAACAGATCGTTAAACAGAGTGTTTTTAGAGCTATGAAGCCTGTTTTGGTAGTAAAAACCTTTTGTATCTAGCATTTACATTGCTCAGGGTGGTCTTTTCTCATGCTCTGCAGAGGCTTTTAAACTGCTCTTCTTTTAAGAAGTTGGAGTTAACCTTTGATTAATGTTTGTGATTTGTCCTGACTATGACTGCCTTCTGGTAGTAACTATGTTGATTGCAATGGACTGTTTGTAATAAGTAGTACAAgtatgtttctgttttattcttctCCAGCAGTGATCATCAGGCTTTGCAGggcttaaaaaaatctgtgcacaCATGTCTGTCATAGCTCTTCCTATGTTGTAGGGCCAAGCGCTGTATTGTTATTAGCACTGTGCACTGGAAACCAATTTTTCAATGCAAAGTATGATagcttttcctttaaatgaagAATGTTGATGTTTGTATAGCTTACGCTAGCATTTTATAGTATATTCCTTACAGCATTTCTGTGCAGCTCGTTCCTAGCAGGGTATAATTTGTATCAGTCCTGGATTCTGATCCTGCAAACACTTTGTTGTATAGCTGAAATATGTGAGTAACCTCACTGATTTCTTTGGAGTTACAGTAAGTTTCCATAAACCTGGGAACAAACGTGTAGTAGACCCAGAAACATGTTAGTACGCCTTTCTGAAAAACGAAAGAGTCCTTGCTGCATCCTGAGTATATTCATGCCACTGAGGGGGTCACCTCTCCTAGCTAAAGTGATAGGATGGCTATCGCTCTTTCATGATCAGACATCTTACAATTACATTGCATCTcacttttttaatgctttatatTCTGGAGTTGATCTGTCACATTTCTAGCTTctgctcctcttcttcttctgtttaTATCTTGTCTGTGAAATCTCCCTTTTCCTGTCCTGCTGTTTAATGCGTTTACTTCTATTTTGGAAAAGGCACTACTCCCAAACAGCCCACGAAGAAAACACGTGCTAGATGGCCAAACTTCTCCGAGCAGAATAAGCTAGAAAAATGAATAGAAGCAAGTGTAGCATAAAATAAGCAACTTGCAGCTAAATGTCATCATTCGAACTCAGTGATAATCTTTGCTTCtttatctcctttttattttatctccTTATCTGTCATCGATTTACTCAGCTGACCGTAGGTGCTAGGTGAATGCTAATCTCATAGCAAGCTGCTCTGGCAACACACGTAGTTCCCAGGGTGCCCGTGGGCGGAGcacacagccccagcctgctccaTACCAGCCTTAGCTCTTGCAGGGGCATGACCTTCTGCGGACATGCAGAAAAGCCAACTGACATAGGGAATTCCTGTAAGCATAAATGTGGGCAtctggaaattaaattttttgtCCTTACTTACAGCAAACACATTGGGACAGGCTACACAGGATGCAGTCAACCAGATTACAGATGCAAGCCAGAAAGGTAGGAGAAATGACGTTCAAATCAAGAAGCGATGGAGTAGCTCAACACAAGCCCGCAGCGGGCAGTGCTCATTCCTCTCTGTCCCGCGGGCGCTCTCAGCCTGAAAGCCCTTGGTTTCAGTGGCAATTTTTGGCCTCTTACAGATCTCATGGGACAGAATTTCAGGGTCTGTTCCTTAGTAGCTCCATAGGTTTACTGGCAGATGTACCACGATAGCTGACTGCCCCCTGGCCACCAAGTCCCATGCATGACACTCAGATTTTGGCCTCCTTTATAGAAAACTTGTGGGAACAGCGCGGAcaaaactttgcttttctttcttgaggATTAAGTAACCCTGTGATACGTCTTGCCTCCCCAGCCTGGAGGGCAGGGGTCTGTCCAGGTCCAGCCCCACGCCGGCCCCCAGTGCCTGCTGAGGCAGCAACCAGGCTCAAACATTAATGATCCCACAGCTGGAAAGGTGCCATCAGGGAAGTGTTGGCGTCTTGTTTCTGGGGATTTGAAACAAGTTAAACTAAAAACTAAGCTCAGTTCTCACTTAATTTTAATAATCTTCTAAGAATGAGGGGAGAATTAGCAACTTCAGGGTCTAAAATGTTTAATGAAAGCCAAAATGCGTTGGCAATATCTCCTTAGAGCAGATACCCTCTACAGCTCCATGATGTGATGAGAAGGCAGGACTTGGGCACTTGTTGACATTAGATGGGGAGGCAGCAATATTGCCAAAATACAGCTGAGATcccagagaagagagagaggctgTGCCCCGTTTGTGAGGGTCTCCTCCCTCCTGGTGAGACCCTGCTGCGGTTTCCTGTCCCAGCTGACGTCGGGCCCCGAACAGGAGTGACCCACCCTGTGCCCGCAGCCCACAACTGAGCACAGCCCTCATCAGCGGTCCCTCAAATACACAACTGAGAAGGGACTAGAAGGGGAAGAGCATCCTTCCCATCACTTGATAAGGTTCTTTCCCACACATCCCAGTATTCACAGCACTTGTTAGCCCAAAGCACCCCCCTCCATCAGCCAGGCTACGCTTAGACCAAAAATCGTTCTGTTCCAGCTTTGTCCCATCATTCATCTCATACTACTTCAGCTCAGCAACCAAAACTTCCAAGGGACCCCTCCTATTTTGCAGTCCATCCTCAACACATCCTGCCAAACTCAACTATAATCACCTGTGGagaaccctttttttttaaagaaaatctatccctatatttttataattaatcATTTTCACACTTCCCCCTAccattattaatattaaatcgTGTTGtgtttttcaagctttttgcttatctttttccctcccttgcAGCTATCGACAAGGCTTCCAAGACAGCGCAAGATGGGGTAGAAAAAGCAACTGgacaagctgcagaagcaatcTCTGGCCTTGGGAAAAAATGTGGATTTAAGAAATGATGTTAATTTAAACAAACAGTATTGCATgtaaaaatctgtctttgatCTGTAATTCCCTACTCCTTTGtgtagaaaaatgaaagctgtttgAGATCTGggtaatttctctctctccaaatacaaaattttaagGCAAAAGGCCCCCCTCATCCTTCATGTAGGAAAAATACATGCTTCAGCATATCTTGTAACATCTGTTGAACAATCTTCAAAAtggctcatgacacttcagcaACGCTATTGCCCTACTCTTACCACAGTGCAATGATTATTGCCACATTTGCTGAGTGTATTTACAAAACCAGCGAAAGCGTTCATACTCCAGGACACCAGAACATTCGTGTGACGAAGCTGAATTTCCTTCCAGCAGTCAAAAGTTAAGCTGGGGCTGTATTTCACATCAGTTGTTCATTGGTTCCCATCTGCTGTATTCTCAGATTAAGACAAATAAAAGATATTGTAAGATTTCCACCACTCAGAAATACATCGCCTCGTTATGTACTCTCGTTATTTTATTGGGCTTTCAGTGAAGGATTGCACAACGTCTCGCaaatctcttttgctttttgatCCAAAGCCCGGTGAGGTCAGTGGCCACCCTGTAAGGGGGTGAGTACCGAATGGTTTCACAGGCTGGCAGGCAGACAGATGGAAACCAACAGCCCGGCGCTGCGGGGGAGCCCCGCGGTCTCTGCGGGGGAGCAGTGCTCTCGCTGCACAGCGGCCGCCCGCTCGCAGAGGCGTCAGTGCTCAGGGACGGAGCTGGTGCGGCAGAGGCAAGTGGGCAATCTCCTTGCCTAGaagatggaaatatttattttagattgCTGCTCGCTGGGCAATCggaggctgctgcagccagacaGGGTGCACACTTAGTGCTGCCTCTGTCAACAGAAGGCACTAATACCCACTTATTCACAGGGAGTGCTCCTACCTTGGTCTCTGGGCATTTCTCACTGCTAGGCAgtattgcctttcttttcttttttttttttttcctttttttccccccctttttttttcctcctggtttGAAGCCTTACCACCTGATTTCACTAAAAATCTAACCTGGGCcttacaaaagaaaaccaaagcataACCAAAAGCATCTGGCTGTAATGAAACAGGGCGATCCAGACCTGTGTGAAGTACTGCTGTCTCGCACCTGCTGCCCAAGAGCTGTGGTTGACCGGGTTTTTTTGGAAGCCGATCTTTGCGGATGCAGTCCTAGGAGAGACTGACTCCACACTGAACCCACAGACCACTACAATCTGCACAAGGACTGCACGCACTGAAAAGCCTTTACAGGACCCTATAAGTAATAGACCATCTGTGAGTAAACATAGTCCAGGGCTTTGCACAGAGCGTCCCTATGCAATGTCCACTGTCATTTAAGGCTTTAAAAGCCTAAATATTTACCCAAGTACAAGATCACAGAAAAAGCGCTGGACTATTGCACTCTCAGTTACTGGGCAACCCTCAATAGTGCTTAATTATTTAGTACTTTCCATGGTTACCTCCCTGATGGTGAAATCTTCAGAGAACGAGCCCTTTAGGCTCGGCATTTCAGATACCGGTGCTGCATTTGTGGGTGACAGTGGTTCATACACCACTTGccttcacacttttttttttctgcaaaccaTTTCTGAGttcatattacaaaaaaaaaaaattgaagttgtggggtttttgccAGCAAACCCTGTTACCCCCTTACATGATGGGTTCTACTCCTGCTGCTTTGTGCATGGGGAACACAGCCCTGACTCACGGTGTATGGGTTTTATGTTCCCTTATTCCAATCATGGGCGACACCTTCAGTGTAACCACACCAGTTGTCGCTGCCTGCTGCTCTAGCCCAGTGCTGGCAGCGTAGGGACCGGACTGCCTGGCTGGAGGGACCGCTCGAGGTCAGCCACCGAGCCAAGAGAGGAGAAGCGCCTTTCTCCATCTGGCCATGGAGCACCAGGAGGCAGCTCCCAGTGCCCAGTCCCTGGCCCAGGGATGTGACATGGAGCCCTTGCTGCTTCAGCACAGATGATCAGAGTATTTCACATCTCTTCCCGAGGGTGAATGCTGTGCCACAGGCACCCGTGAGGCTGAGTCACTTGCTGGCAAGTGTTTCTAGGTCTGAACTTCAGTGCTTTGCTCTACAAATAAGGTCACTGCCTTATTCACAGTGCTCTTTGGCCTTATGGTACTTGGGGCTGTCCCTCCCTCGTGCATTGCACAGGGAGCCGTGTCCCAACCCAGGACCGTGCCTTCCCATCCCACCTAAAGACTCCAGATGTTgtgtgaaagcaaagcagacatCCTTAATGCTCCTACCAGCTCATGTGCCATCAACCCTAGAGACACGTGAAGTTATCCAACACCTGAGTTCTCAAATTTCCTAAAATTTGCTTCTGGGTGTGCCCGCAGCTGCCTGAGCCATGAAATGCTGAGCAACGGGGATTCATGTGCCAGCCTAGCCGGGCTGCCCAGCGTGAGCCACCACCTGCCCCGTGCCCCACTCCAATGCCCTGGAGATCTTCCCAGTATGGCTGGGGGAACAAGCAGCCACCCATCTCCCCTTTGCAGCTCAGCAGGGCGGGGGCTCAGGGAACACAGATTTTACCAGACTGCTCAAAATCCACCTTCAGCTCCTTCATTTGCCAAAGAAAACATGAATCCTCATCTCAGGAGAATGCTTTGATTAATGGTCTGTGGGTTATCAAGGATCCGAGCTTTCTGAAACCTGTCTTTGTGGCTGTAGTTTCCCGTCAATGCTTGTTTAGTTTCACTTTTGCCTTCAGATAGGAAATTACCAGGAATTTCATGCAAACAATCCCATTATATAAGTAGCTACTTCTTCCCATTTAGTAACAgttcacatatatatttttttattcatttctttgcAACTCCCAGACCTGGCCCAGGCAACTGGGAGCACCCTTTGAGCATTTCTAGCTCTCATGTTAGTTTCAAAagctgggagagcagagcctCTGTAAAAGCTGGACGGCAGAGAGCACAACTGTTGAGTACTTTCTTACCCCTCTTCTGTTGGCCTTGGTGTAAGCAGAACCCCAGAGCCAGTCAGAGGGCACTcaccctgcctcagtttccacCCAGGTCCTGCTCTCATGCCTTGTGGCTTTAGCTGCCGTTTCATTTCCCATGTCTAACTTAGGCAGCATTTATGAAATACGGCCTCCTTTGTCTTTTAGCACTAATCCTCCACCTTTTTACCTCTTTTCCCAAGTCACCCTTTTTTGCAGTTAACCAGGTCCTT harbors:
- the LOC137661866 gene encoding adipogenesis regulatory factor-like — its product is MSGKNFQGFKEQAEGTAKDAANTLGQATQDAVNQITDASQKAIDKASKTAQDGVEKATGQAAEAISGLGKKCGFKK